In Silene latifolia isolate original U9 population chromosome X, ASM4854445v1, whole genome shotgun sequence, the following proteins share a genomic window:
- the LOC141620102 gene encoding uncharacterized protein LOC141620102 has protein sequence MSIKVKEAEPIAIALPFPQRLQKSKLDQQFGRVMEVEKNLQVSVPFIELVTQVPAYVKFLKEILTMNRAFNEVETVAFTAECNAALQANLPPKLKDPRSFSIPCHIGIIAIYKSLCDLGTSVSVMPYSVCQKLNMGQLHVTNMTLQMADRSLKCPLGVLEDIPVRGQMPKQIGISR, from the exons ATGAGTATTAAAGTAAAAGAAGCTGAGCCCATTGccattgcactaccttttccacAACGATTGCAGAAATCCAAGCTTGATCAACAGTTTGGAAGGGTCATGGAGGTAGAGAAAAATCTTCAAGTGAGTGTTCCATTTATTGAGTTGgtcactcaagtgccggcttatgtaAAGTTTTTAAAGGAGATATTGACAATGAATAGGGCTTTCAATGAAGTGGAGACAGTCGCGTTCACTGCAGAGTGCAATGCAGCATTGCAAGCTAATTTACCTCCTAAACTGAAAGACCCAAGGAGTTtctctattccttgtcatattggtattATTGCTATATATAAatccctttgcgatttaggtacTAGCGTTAGTGTTATGCCATATTCAGTTTGtcaaaagttaaatatgggtcaacttcATGTCACTAACATGACCTTGCAGATGGCTGACAGATCTCTTAAATGCCCTCTAGGTGTTTTAGAGGATATTCCAGTCAGA ggacAAATGCCGAAGCAAATAGGAATCAGCcgctga